The Candidatus Sericytochromatia bacterium region CTGTTGCAAGCGCTCGCGCAACTCCGGCACGCGGTCCGGCGGCAGGTTGCGCAAACCGCGGGCAAGACCGCTCGCCTCGCCCGCGCTGGCGGCTGGTGGGCGCGTTTCGCTGGAAAAGATGTGCGGCTGCTGCACAGTCAAGACGCCCGTGGCCAGAACCAGCAGTGTCAGCAACAGGCTGACGGAGGTATCTGCGGCCCCCGTCGAACCCAAGGGCGCCCAAAGCCCGAGCAAGTAAGTCAGGAACACGCATTCCAGCAGCAAGAACAGCGCCAGCAGGCCGCTCAGCCAGCGTAGGTTGACGCGGTCGAGGTTGGAGAACTGGTCGCGCAAGCCGGCTTGCCAACGGCGGACTCGCAGCAATCCATAGCCGGTGTAGGCCAGCAGACTGATCGCCTTTCCCAAGGCCAGCAGATTCACACCCACGACTGGCGCCGCGAGCCCGTCGCGAATTCGCGCGATCAATTGCTGCTCCGGCAACATCAACCAGGGCCCCAAGAGCATCAGGTTGGCGACCCAGGGCAGAGCGTGCCCGAGGTCACGCCAGCGCAGCGCCGTCTCGGCACCTGTGAGCCCCTGGACATAAGCCAGCAGCAACGGGCCGAACAGGAAGGGCAGGCTGCTCAGCGCCACATAACTGGCCGGCCAGTACAACCATTGCGCGTCCAGACGCAGAAAGTCGCCCAGCAGCGCCAGTGAAACTACCCCCAGCAAGGCCGCGATGAAGCGATTGGCGCGGCGAGGGCCACCGCGCTTGGCCACCAGGGCAGCGGCCAACAAGCCTGCTTGGATTGCACCCACTGCGGTCAACAGCGCCGGCCATTGCATCGGTCAAGCCTGCCCTTCGGAATTCGGTGCCACGGAAATTCAGAGAGCTCCCTCCGGTGCCCC contains the following coding sequences:
- a CDS encoding helix-turn-helix domain-containing protein; this encodes MAAALVAKRGGPRRANRFIAALLGVVSLALLGDFLRLDAQWLYWPASYVALSSLPFLFGPLLLAYVQGLTGAETALRWRDLGHALPWVANLMLLGPWLMLPEQQLIARIRDGLAAPVVGVNLLALGKAISLLAYTGYGLLRVRRWQAGLRDQFSNLDRVNLRWLSGLLALFLLLECVFLTYLLGLWAPLGSTGAADTSVSLLLTLLVLATGVLTVQQPHIFSSETRPPAASAGEASGLARGLRNLPPDRVPELRERLQQLMGEQALYRDRELSLGGLAKALAASPHQVSELLNHEIGCTFFDYINRERVAAVQRGLREHPEATVLDLALEAGFNNKSTFNKAFRRVAGCTPTEWKAAQEGLPNN